In Strigops habroptila isolate Jane chromosome 2, bStrHab1.2.pri, whole genome shotgun sequence, one genomic interval encodes:
- the SLC15A1 gene encoding solute carrier family 15 member 1, which produces MAAKSKGKSPRCFGYPLSIFFIVINEFCERFSYYGMRAVLVLYFKYFLQWDDNLSTAIYHTFVALCYLMPILGALIADSWLGKFKTIISLSIVYTIGQSVMSVSSISDLTDHNRDGIPDNISVHIALSMIALILIALGTGGIKPCVSAFGGDQFEEDQEKQRTRFFSIFYLSINAGSLISTIITPILRAQTCGIHTKQRCYPLAFGVPAALMAVSLVVFVIGSGMYKKVQPQGNIMIRVFKCIGFAIKNRFRHRSKEFPKREHWLDWASEKYDKRLIVQTKMVLKVLFLYIPLPMFWALFDQQGSRWTLQATTMDGNFGSVQIQPDQMQTVNPILIIVMVPVVDAVIYPLIKKCKINFTPLRKITVGMFLASLAFVAAALVQVQIDKTLPVFPAAGQSQIKVINLGTDTAIVQFEPQLRNVTVTSMESTDYMTFETSELQSVSITSGNKTKNEITELPGQNRHTFVIKTTAAEIVTKWLFDNVTSKPEEGNNLIRFINNLPDDINITMEDVSFGIVTSLSASNYASFSGGRKDKITATRNSATCSFTSKAFGFGSAYTIIINECTADNYSIVYSEDIPPNTVHMAWQIPQYFILTCAEVVFSVTGLEFSYSQAPSNMKAVLQAGWLLTVAVGNIIVLIVAGASKLSEQWAEYVLFAALLLAVCIIFAVMAYFYTYTDPTEVEAQLDEEEKEQVKKDQDIYEKQAEAVSRM; this is translated from the exons ATGG ctgCTAAGAGCAAGGGCAAGTCG CCAAGGTGCTTTGGCTACCCCTTGAGCATCTTCTTCATTGTCATCAATGAGTTCTGCGAGCGATTCTCCTACTATGGCATGCGAG CGGTGCTTGTTCTgtatttcaagtatttcctGCAATGGGATGACAACTTGTCTACAGCTATCTACCACACATTCGTTGCTCTGTGCTACTTGATGCCAATCCTTGGAGCACTCATCGCAGACTCTTGGCTGGGAAAGTTTAA GACCATTATCTCCCTATCCATTGTCTATACGATTGGGCAGTCAGTCATGTCTGTGAGCTCCATAAGTGACCTGACAGATCACAACCGGGATGGCATTCCCGATAATATATCAGTGCACAT TGCTCTGTCCATGATTGCCTTGATCCTCATTGCACTTGGTACTGGTGGGATCAAACCTTGTGTGTCAGCGTTTGGTGGAGATCAGTTTGAAGAAGATCAG gaaaaacaaagaaccaGATTCTTCTCTATCTTTTATTTATCCATCAATGCTGGAAGTCTCATATCTACCATAATCACACCAATTCTCAGAG CTCAAACTTGTGGCATTCATACCAAACAGCGGTGTTACCCACTAGCTTTTGGAGTTCCTGCTGCCCTCATGGCTGTCTCCTTGG TTGTGTTTGTAATTGGAAGTGGAATGTACAAGAAAGTTCAACCTCAAGGAAATATAATGATTCGAGTTTTCAAATGCATTGGA TTTGCAATCAAAAACAGGTTCCGGCATCGCAGCAAGGAGTTCCCCAAGAGAGAGCACTGGCTAGACTGGGCGAGTGAGAAGTATGAT AAACGGCTGATTGTTCAGACTAAGATGGTGTTGAAGGTGCTTTTCCTTTACATCCCCCTCCCCATGTTCTGGGCGCTTTTTGACCAGCAG GGGTCAAGATGGACACTGCAAGCCACAACGATGGATGGGAATTTT ggatCTGTTCAGATTCAGCCAGACCAAATGCAG ACTGTGAATCCAATCCTGATTATAGTAATGGTCCCAGTTGTAGATGCTGTGATTTATCCTTTAATCAAGAAATGCAAGATCAATTTTAC GCCCCTGAGGAAGATCACTGTTGGTATGTTCCTTGCATCTCTGgcttttgttgctgctgcccTTGTGCAAGTGCAAATAGAT AAAACTCTTCCAGTTTTCCCTGCAGCTGGGCAATCTCAAATCAAAGTAATAAATCTGGGTACAGACACTGCAATAGTTCAGTTTGAACCTCAACTTCGGAATGTGACTGTAACATCTATGGAGTCA ACTGACTACATGACATTTGAGACTTCTGAGTTGCAATCAGTAAGCATAACTTctggaaacaaaactaaaaatgaaattaccGAGTTGCCAGGGCAAAATCGTCACACTTTCGTAATTAAAACTACTGCAGCAGAAATTGTTACTAAATGG CTGTTTGACAACGTCacatcaaaaccagaagaaggaaataatctCATCAG GTTCATAAACAATTTGCCTGATGATATCAACATCACTATGGAAGACGTTTCTTTTGGAATAGTGACGTCTCTTTCTGCCAGTAATTATGCCTCCTTTTCAGGAGGAAG aaaagataaaattacaGCTACTAGAAATTCAGCCACTTGTTCATTTACTTCAAAGGCATTTGGATTTGGCAGTGCCTATACTATTATAATTAATGAG tgcACTGCTGACAACTATAGCATAGTGTATTCTGAAGATATCCCACCCAATACAGTCCATATGGCTTGGCAGATCCCTCAGTATTTTATTCTTACATGCGCCGAAGTAGTCTTCTCTGTCACTGGGCTGGAGTTTTCATACTCACAG GCCCCATCTAACATGaaggcagtgctgcaggcaggatggcTGCTGACAGTGGCTGTCGGTAACATAATTGTCCTTATTGTGGCTGGAGCATCCAAACTCAGTGAGCAG